In Lolium perenne isolate Kyuss_39 chromosome 5, Kyuss_2.0, whole genome shotgun sequence, the sequence tagttaacttcataatctacaagagatcacaatcatagcctacgccaagtactacacgatgcacacactgtcaccattacaccgtgcaggaggaataaactactttaataacatcactagagtagcacacagataaattgtgatacaaaacacattgcaatcataaagggatataaataagcacttcactatgccattcataacaatgaataagtattctgtgaaatatagcctaagagacccacacggtgcacacactgtcacctttacacacgtgggacaaggagtctccggagatcacataagtaaaacccacttgactagcataatgacatctagattacaagcatcatcatatgaatctcaatcatgtaaggcagctcatgagattattgtattgaagtacataggagagatatgaaccacatagctaccggtacagccccgagcctcgatggagaactactccctcctcatgggagacagcagcgttgatgaagatggcggtggtgttgatggagaagccttccgggggcacttccccgtcccggcggcgtgccggaacagagacttctgtcccccaaatcttggcttcgcgatggcggcggctctagaaggttttctctggtttcgtccaatttggtagggttttcgcgacggaggctttaagtaggcggaagggcaaggtcggtggagtcacgagggacccacacaacagggcggcgcaggccctagcctggccgcgccgccttagtgtggcgccacctcgtggccccacttcgtatctcctccggtcttctggaagcttcgtgtgaaaataggaccctgggcgttgatttcgtccaattccgagaatatttccttactaggatttctgaaaccaaagatacaattatagcatgggatgcaaacatttatcataaacacaaagatataataataacctctttattattgcctcttgggcatatcttcaaCACGAGGGTCCGGAGATTCTGGTCAGTCCGGGGACTCCTTAAAAATCTCCATCCTACCTCCGGCCTAGCATCTGATCCATGTGCAACTGGGAAAGAAAATCTCTAGGAGTGTCAGGTCCGGAGATTCCGGCCTTACACCCCGGAGATTCCGGCCAGAGCAGAGAGACTACAAAAACAACATAAGCCAGAAGCACAATATTTAGAGTTTGAAACTCTAATTTAGCTGAAACCTATTTTGTTAGAAATATAAAAATAGGGGGGGGGGGGTTTATGATTTTTATAAGTGCAACCTCTCAACGCGAAGAACGAAGAAAAACACCAAGGTAGAAAATGCAATAAGTTTTTCAAACGATATCCGTTTTTTTATGAGCTAGAGTTTATCATGAGAAtaaacacaagctctaaaacatcacgtggataagaaaaaagaaaatctaagaaagatgatgcaaaacATGTAAGGGTTTGAGTTCTCTCCGAATAatacgatcaagttactcatTCGAGAGGCCTTGATACTATGTATACCATTTTTTGGTTTCTTTTGCATAGTATTCTAAATAAAATATGGTGTTGCCTCCTTTTCTTTTTCCTCACCAAATTAGTTTGGAGTGTTTTTTCTCTTATGGGGTAATTAGTATCACATATCCTTCATGCGAAAAATGTTAGTATGAAAGTTAGTGCGTTGTTTTAGTGCATACGTTGAATATGCTTTTTAAAAGTTGAATCAAGTAAAGTTTGATCAAGTTTTTACGTAAAAATAGTAACATGTAAAATATTTTTATCAATGAGTGCAATCATGCACAACTAGTACCCAAATCATTCACACATGGGTCGTTGATATGCTCAAGTGAGGAACGACAATAATAAGGTTGCGGCGGAACCAAATAAAATAAGGATCTTGGGCCACAGAATGGGCAAAGGAAGGTTGCTCGTGGTTCAGATTGGGGGCGGAGAAGAGCTCCTAGACATCCTTCGGTGACCACCACGCCTGCATCAGCAACATATCCGCGCAGAAGTCCTCCTTCAACTCCGCCGGCACTTCCCATGCCCGGAGCAGATCGATCGGGAAGGTGAACATCGGGGATAAGAGCTCCTTGAGATCCTCGGTATCCTCCGGTGACCACCATGCATCCAGCGGTCCCGCTTCAACTCCTCCGACACTTGCCACGCCCAGAGCAAATCGACCGGGAGGGTGGACGGCGGTTCCTCCACCGACGGACCCCAGAGACCCTCAAAATCCTCTTCTAACCAGACGCCGCCGGCTTCCATGTCTTCCATCCCGATATTCATATTGCTTCGTGGTGAGATGGATCGAGCGAGACCAATGGTTTGCGCAGGAGGTTCGCTTATGACGATCGCCGGTGCGTTTCTCTTTTCGAGCATAAAAAACGACCGGCGATCGAGTCGGTAGTGGAGTTGACCTCACCATGAGGGCCTTGGGCCAGCCCACGGTCAGCCCACGGTAGGTGGAGTCCAGTAACTTGCCAGCTGCAAACGGCCAGCCATTGGTGGGCCCAAAGGCGGATTAGATTAGCCATGTCGCTCGCAgctccgccggcgccgccgctgccgcctccTCGGCTCCGCGCCTTCAGGCCCTCCGCCGCCGGCCAGTCCCGCGCTCTCTCTGGACGCGGGAGGAGTCTAGGCTCCCTCGGCCGCGCATACTGCCTCTTCTCCGGCGGCGGAGGCTGGAAGCAGGTGCGCGTCCGTAGAATCCTTCTGATGATTTATCACTTCGTGAGCCAGAGCTGCCGGGTCCCTTACATGTCGATTGCTCTCCTTCGAATTCGGCTGCGTTCATGTTTTTGGAGAACTGATCAATGTGTTCGATGAATGTTACTACTTTGTTAAGCCTGGGCCTGCTGAATGATGCCCAAATCTTGTTCTTGTCTGGTTTTTAAATCTTGGAATTACTAACTAATATGTCAGACACAAGTGATCTTGTAACTCAACAAATTAGGATGATACTATATTGCCGGTAACAAGTTTAAACCTTGACGCCTGACAGAGCAACAAGGGTATCAGCATAACCAATTGAATGATCCCTTGCAGGAGAGTGCCTTGGGACTCAGCATGGAAGGTTTTGAGCTATGTGGAACGGAAACCGAAACAAGGCAGCAAAGAGCTCGGCGTGGTGGTCCTTGTCCTGCAGCCCGTGGGGGCGGAGGAAGgtctggaggaggaggcggcggtggcggcggttggTTCAGGTGGTTTAGCAGCGGAGGTTTCTGGGATGCGGCGAAGCAAACTGTTCTCACGATCCTCGGCATTATCGCGGCGGTAATGAACAATTATAATGTGTTACTTTGCCTAGTTCCTTTAACATGAATGGTAGTGGTGTTAACTGTTGCTTGATTTTGCATCGCAGTTCTTCCTGATTGCGAACTTCAACGTGCTGGTGGCAGCTGCTGTCAATCCGCTGCTGCTTGTGCTGCGGCAGATACGGCGTGCAATCACCTTTGCGGCTTATTGCGTTTCTCGGGGCATGGCGGCGCCCGGTTCTAGGCCAAAATCAACTCCTATAGCCAGCAGCGAATTGGCTGCAATGCCTGTCAAAGGAAGTGCCGAGTTGTCTGCGAAAGAAAGAGTTATTAGGAAATGGGGTTCAGACTGAAGTACAATGCAGTTCACTACCTTACGTGTTATAGTGTTTTTTTAGGCTGGTCAGATCGTTTTGGGTCCATGACCAAGTACTATTTCTCTGGATGATACCTTCATAATTCCACATTTACTGGTAGATAGTGCTTGAATTTGAGAATTTACTTGTAGCTAGTGGTTGAATTTGAAAACTTATGTAGCTAGTGGTTGAATTTGGGATCTGAACTTGACTGAGGATTCATGTTATATAGGCAGGTTTCAGAGGCACAAACGCCTGCTTGGTCTGAATTTTCAGCTTTCAGTCTGTTTTCACTTCATGTTCTCTGCTCTGTCTGAACTTAGGTCCTGTTTTCAGTTCATGTTCCGAGAAAATTGTAATCTATAAAGCTCACTCAAACTTGTAGGGTATATTGCATTTTCAGTCTATCAAGCCAAGTTTTAGGCTGGTCATAAATATATACCTCAattaagttatgatgttgatataTGTGCTGCATCATAGTCCATATCTTTGATTTCAAATAGTTCCATGGCAAACTATGTATATTTTTTGGTCTTTATGACGGTGCATATTGGCAGACTAGcatgtactccctccattctaTTTTAGTCTACATTCTACAAATTTTAAGAACCAATTAGGAAGTCATTTAatactactccctctgtcccgAAAAGGATGTcagagatttgtctaaatttggtaaTCAAGAACAACACAGAAAACAAAGCAGTCATACTCTCTCTATTGGATGACATTAATTTTAATGTTGTTTGGATTGGTTAaaagtagtactccctccgtcccgaaaAGGATGTCGaagatttttctaaatttggaTGTGCTGTTCTTGATTGCAAAGCTAAAATGCTAGTATGGAACAAAATTTTAGTCTAAGATGTATACTAAAAAAGAACGGAGAGTAGCTAGCAAGTACTACCAGTACCAGAACAAGATAGAGGATATATAGTTTTCTCTATATAGGCAGATATTCATTCATGTTTTCGGTGGATCCATTGCTTTGATTTCAAACATTTTCATGGCAAAAGTTATTTTTCTTTGTTTCACTGACCGCACACATTGGAGCTTAGGAAGTACTTTCTGTATAAGAACAACATGTGCAATGAGAAATTCCACTAAGATGATGCATGCAAAACAAGCAGCTTCCAATCTAATTATTAATGTACTATTGGCCTATTATCAACCATAGTTATCCAATCAAATGAATTTTCTTGTAGCTAGTGGTTGAGTTTGAGATCTGTACTTGACCGAGGATACATGGTTATCCTGGCAGGTTTCAATAGTAACTGACGCTCGCTCTGTCTGAATTTTCAACTTTGAGCCTTTTTTCAGCTCATCTTCTCTGTTCGGTCTGAACTTTTATTGCATATTCAGTCTGCAGAGTCGAGTTTCATTTCGATCATAGATACATCTCGGTTTAAGTTATGGGTTTAATTCATTTGCTGCATCATACTATGTAGGATTTTCGTACTTTGTAAAGCTACACATTGACAGGCTAGCGTGTACTTTCAGTATCAGaacaacatgtgtgcagtgagttATTCCACCAAGATTGTGCATAGAGAACCAGTAGCTCTCAATCTAATTCTGCATGCGTACCATTTACCCTACAACAGTGGTTTATCAGAGCTGGTAATTTAAATAGTACATCATTTGAGCTGGCATAACTGgtgatgtttgaaaccgaaatacGAGTTATACATCATGATATCATGCTTGGTCTGAACTATTGAGGCTGTTTTCAGTTCATGCTCTCTGCTCGGTCTGAATTTTGATCCTGTTTTGGCCTTTTCAGTCCTTGTTCCAAGCAACTGTTGTATATCAATCTGAGAAGCATATTCAGTCCATCAATGTTTCAGACTGATTATAGATAGAACGTGGTTTAAGTTATGTTTTTAGTTTATGTGTTGTATCACCATAAGCCCATATCTTCGATTTCAACAGTTCAATGGCAATTTATATAGACATTCTCCAGAGTGACAGCACACATTGACAGGTTAGAATATACATTCAGTATCAGAAGATGTGTACTTTGCATAGAACACTACTCCAATCAAATTATTCATGTGCTACCATGAACCCCAAAAAGGTGCTTCCCATGAGGTGGTAATTTAAATAGCACAAGAACAAGGTTCACCATTTGAGCTAGCATAACCAACAATGTTTGGAACAGAAACATGAGTTATACATCACGATCTCTAGTAGACAACAGTTTTGCACGTAGGGACGTGGCCATACATAGCACAAGGGGCATACTGGTAAGAAAGCAGACACACTAATGTAGTAATTCAGATCCAGCCTATCACCAAGGTCGAATACTAATCCTCATCGGCGTTGGGGTTGGCTTCATCAGCTGCACCGTTTTGCTCATCTTGAGGAGCTGGCTCATTATCCAATTTCCTTTTCTTCTCAGTTTGCTTTTTGGCCGTTGCTGGCTTCCGGGCAGCGTTTTTGGTTCTGAACTCTGAAACAGAAACAGGGCAAAGGACTTGCATCAGATGGAATGTAGATAAGTCCAAATAAAACCAGAGGATGCTGGAACAAATTTGTTTCTAAACTGATTTGTTCCTACAGATGGACAGATAAACATGAATAAACCCGAGAAAACTGAATTATTCCTACAGATAAGTCCAAATAAAACCAGAGACTGCAGAAAGGATTGAGGGCAATCAGATAAACCTGAATGTTCTTTTTAACACCGTTGCATCTAAATACGGTAGCATGAACCACTCATTCATAATTATATGAACAGCCAAAGAAATCCTATCGTTGCTACCAACAAATATGTATGCTCTCACATTCGAAACGATATAAAAGATAATGTCTTTTTCTGAATAATCTAAAGCCAAGGACAATATATACTTGATGTACACAGCTGAGGAACAAGAAGAACAGGTTGTAACAGAACAAAGGAGACAGCAACACTGACCTTCCAAGGAAGTCCTGAGGGGCTCTACGAACTCTGGGAAGTCGATCTCATCGAGCGCCTTGAAGACATCCTCAGCATTGATTGTCTGCCTCTTTGCGTCCTTGCACATATCGTTGGCACTGCAAATGAAATGACTACCATGTTAGTAGTATTATTAACCCAAGAGCGCCACAAGGGGAAGTCTGATTTATGCTGAATTTGCAGCTACGGCTGGATAATAATATACTGTATTGATCCTGCATTCTACTATGAGTTTACAGTCACGCGGCTCCACAGAGCACATCAATCAGCTCAAAACTATCTCAGTGATGCCGATCCTGAACAAGTATTAACTAACTCCCAGAAATTTGCTCAGTTCTCCCCCAAAACATTTCACAGAAGCATCAATTTCCTCACCCGAAATTACCAAATAATAAATGGAATTCCCGTAAATCAAAACGAAAGTTGGGGCGAAATACGGGGATGCTGGGGAATGGAACGGAAGTTGGGGGAGGCACAGACGTGGCGGAGAGGTAGTGGATGAAGATGCGGGCGCTCTCGGAGAAGGCGGCCATGGCGTCCTTGTTGACGATGACCTCCGCCCCTCCTTCGCcgtcggcgccggcgccggcgatctGCGCGAGCTTGTCCTTGACCAGCCGCCGCACGATGGTCTTGGGGagctcctccacctccgcctccgtcATGGGCGCCGCCGGCGCATCCGCAGCAACGGCAGGCTTAGGCTTAGGCTTGGCGGCGACATACCCCTGGGCGGCGTCCTGTTGCTCCTTGGTCTCCCCCGCCATGGATCTCTGGGGTGCAGGTGGTGAGGCGAGGGGCGGAGAAGGGGGGAAGGGCAAACCCTAGGTAGCAAAAATGGCGCGCTTCTCTCCACCCCTTCCCGCCATGCCTCTTCTATCTATGGTGGAGCTGGAGCTCCCATTGGGCTTTGCTGGGCTTGGCGAGGATGACAGGCCCAAgagtgcaaaaaaaaaaacaaagggcAGAAAAATGGGGTGTTCCGAGAATCGAACTCGGGACCTCTCGCACCCGAAGCGAGAATCATACCACTAGACCAAACACCCAGTTTGTGTTAGATGTGTGACAGAATTTTATTTATTAAattacatgattttttttttgtatatttACTGTCCAGCAAACCATCTTTCAGTGTGATTGGTGATAAACTACATGTTATTTTTTGAATGCGACCAGCGAATTGATATACTATGAAATCTGTTCTGAAAGAAATTGATTCTTTACAAACTTGTGTCCTTAGGCAGGCATGGATGAAGCTGCGACGAGTTACAATTTTAAAATGTGAAAGAAAATTTGTCCCCTTAGGCTGTCCAATCATTTGCTAGAAAACCTTCTATTTTGCAGCGCTTTTCTTTGATGTCCCAAGGATCTATCCGTCTAAGTTTATTTTTGTGGTGGTGCTCATAATTTGTATGTTTGAGGCTAGGTAGCATGACCTTCTTATATAGTGTATTTTCCAAATAGTCCATCTATAATACTAATATACAATTTCTATACTTAAACCAATTCCCGTATAGAGACTTTAAATATCAATCCATGGTAGTTATTGTATTAAATATGGATTCTAACTACATAGTCCTAGGAGCACAGATATGTCAGTGTGTGATGATCATGTTTTTATTCCACTAATAATGTTTGTCGACATGAGGATGTAATATAACCATGACCAAGCTGCTTCCAGTTATCATGTACCCTAGTAGTCTTTCAATTACGTATATGTAGTATTATTGTATCCATTGATATGTGATATGCTTCCTTACGTATAACCATGCACTAAACACACGAAGTGGAGAGCATCGATCCTAGATAACTTGATTTATAGAAACCACACCTACTAGTGTGATGCATTCCGGGAATGAAATTGTTGGAAAATGAATGCTTTTCTCAAAAAATAATATATAAATATCATGAGTAGAGGTAGCCACACGGAGAAAACATGGGTGGATGCTTGAGAGGTTTGAGTATGTCTCTTATCttaaaataaatccaacatacaAGATGCTATAAGTTTTGATGATCAAAATTATGAATTGTTCGCATCGTTTAATTCCTCATGTTTTCTTTTTTTAAATGATGTAAAAAAGTTTTATCATTTCTGACTAGAGAAGTTGTGATTAAGAATACATACAAGTGGCGGTCGAGACCAAACCAAAAGCAATTACTCTCCTAGAATTGAGTGAATAGCATAAAACCACCACTTTACGTTGCGGGACAAAAAACCACCATATTTTGCTCAGTTTTTTGCGTAATACGCTAAATCCGAATTGAACGCGAATTGACAGGAAATTTGACAACTAGGGCCCGCTGTAAGTGATGACGTGGACAGTTtaagaaataaataaaaaacccaAAAATCATAAAATGGGGAGGCTCTCCCGTGACCAGGCGCCGCCGCCCCCAGCCTCCGGAGCAAGCTCCGGCCGCAGCACGCACGCCGCCGCCCCTGCAGCGCCCGCGCCACATCCCCAAGCACCGCCGCCGCATCCCCAAGCGCGCCGTCGCAGCGCCCTCGCCACAACCCCAGCGCCGCGCGCGCGCCCATGCTCGCCGACGGGGCTGGGGAGGAGGACGGGGACGGCCAGGGGCTCGGCCAGCGCGCGCCGCCGGCCTACTTCCGCTTGCGCCTCGGCTCTGCTCGCTCGCGCGTCGGCCACCGCTCCGCGGCCGCCAGCCCTGCTCCGCTCGCGCGtcgccggagcctcgccggagttgGGCGACAGGGGCCTTCCATCTCTCACATTTGTTTTGTTTAGGATTTTAAGATTTTTTTAATtgagctgacatgtgggacccgataTTTACAGCAGACCCCACCGGTCATAATAATTCCTGTCAATTCGCGTTCAATTCGGGTTTAGCCCATTTCGCAAAAAACTGAGCAAAATGTGGTGGTTTTTTGTCCCGCAAACGTAAAGTGGTGGTGTTCGGTAAATTTCACCATCAAAGTGGTGGTTTTATGCTATTCACTCCCTAGAATTACTACTCCATCAATATAGGAGGCACCCACCTTACCCAAAAGGTGTCCGCAATCTTAATATGAAAAGGACGGTTGTAGGCATAGATGAGATGTTTGAAACTCACGTATTCATTTCGATCCATAATACCGAAGTGACGAGCATGAGTAGCATAAGCAAATGCCTTCTTCAGCGAGCCGAGCACTCAATGAGGTGAATGCCCTTTTTTCATGCTCCAAAGAGCCTGCGGGTCGATGTATCCAATAGGTTGAAAATGTTGTTCTCTATGGATATAGCCTTCTTTTATATGTAACATAGAAAAATAAACGCAGGTGCTATATGTCACTTTGGCGAAGTTTTTCTCCTACGAGTACTTTTTTTCGATTGATGTTGCTCAGAGGTGAAGTGGTGCGCAAACGGACGAGTCAGCCCAAAAACCATGTGTCCACTAACTAACTCACTGCTCAGTCGGAAAAGCCCGGCCCAGAATAAGCAAACCCTAGCAGCAGCGTAGTGATAGTGAGGCTGAGGTAGCAGTATTTAAGCTGGGGCGGCCGTCCTCCTCTACTCGCAGCCGCCATCAGCCAGGATGCAGATCTTCGTCAAGACCCTGACGGGCAAGACCATCACCCTCGAGGTCGAGAGCAGCGACACCATCGACAATGTCAAGGCAAAGATCCAGGACAAGGAAGGtgagctcgctcgctcgctcttcCGTTTCGTTTCTCACATCATCCTCGCTCTGTCCGCCAT encodes:
- the LOC127303065 gene encoding uncharacterized protein codes for the protein MSLAAPPAPPLPPPRLRAFRPSAAGQSRALSGRGRSLGSLGRAYCLFSGGGGWKQESALGLSMEGFELCGTETETRQQRARRGGPCPAARGGGGRSGGGGGGGGGWFRWFSSGGFWDAAKQTVLTILGIIAAFFLIANFNVLVAAAVNPLLLVLRQIRRAITFAAYCVSRGMAAPGSRPKSTPIASSELAAMPVKGSAELSAKERVIRKWGSD
- the LOC127303066 gene encoding DNA polymerase II subunit B4, with protein sequence MAGETKEQQDAAQGYVAAKPKPKPAVAADAPAAPMTEAEVEELPKTIVRRLVKDKLAQIAGAGADGEGGAEVIVNKDAMAAFSESARIFIHYLSATANDMCKDAKRQTINAEDVFKALDEIDFPEFVEPLRTSLEEFRTKNAARKPATAKKQTEKKRKLDNEPAPQDEQNGAADEANPNADED